One genomic segment of Centropristis striata isolate RG_2023a ecotype Rhode Island chromosome 13, C.striata_1.0, whole genome shotgun sequence includes these proteins:
- the hrob gene encoding homologous recombination OB-fold protein — protein MTAMTCKLSGLFSIGEDFDDEDLLGTDWAVPSASGPADVAAAVSSCTLRASSVAHREPEKNRLQQTGERSAALCNGTASRSSTHAAAAAAAAGQTVALGLRQPSSSAHLHPPTLNTAQPHLALQQSHGDTEGQPKPCVAQDDFDDWDVDLADLDECDGQMGHSRAPTPTAPAVQPASTAIGLRPPTCGGIQTQPNRTLRDFSTARQASANHNPPPRISSTLPRSPNPRPSFLSATPQSPGVFPGLTASSPVPSPISRTLNRPQRPWTTPVPSPRGRNLFETVSPAPSSSSSSLSTSTLSPHPLHTPVLTNRLVQLVSASNKLPNKRPRSEPHHTRTRRFPGPAGFLPQQPQGQSLDDIVVSVPQTPAHGAVARLPSQGSSSQTEEEEFSGGAWAAMKAEMGLDERNPSCFLHSYSVVMVLRKAALKQLAKNKVPNMAVLLKSIIHTHADAKAVFKDPTGEIQGTVHRHLLEDRAEELKVGAVLLLKQVGVFSPSQRNHYLNVTPNNLLRIYSPDGVGLSSTQLPPLVLEPMLQSCAQPRSAVLREPVSRMQLVFDEEDDEGQQGGGRSEGGEDPKAPRETRAGSREPAGNAAAQDSGWDADDDLDKLLGELPEDTYSL, from the exons CAGCTGCTGTGTCATCCTGCACGCTGCGTGCCTCCTCTGTTGCTCACAGAGAGCCGGAGAAAAACCGCCTTCAGCAAACTGGAGAGAGATCAGCCGCCTTGTGTAATGGCACAGCATCAAGGAGCAGCacacacgctgctgctgctgctgctgctgctggacaaACTGTTGCTCTGGGTTTGAGAcagccctcctcctctgctcatCTTCATCCCCCCACACTGAATACCGCTCAGCCTCATTTGGCATTACAACAGAGTCATGGAGACACTGAGGGGCAGCCGAAGCCCTGTGTGGCTCAGGATGATTTTGATGATTGGGATGTCGACCTGGCAGACCTGGATGAGTGTGATGGCCAGATGGGACACTCTCGTGCTCCAACCCCAACTGCGCCCGCGGTCCAGCCTGCATCTACTGCCATAGGGCTGCGGCCCCCGACCTGTGGAGGGATTCAGACACAACCTAACCGGACCCTGAGAGACTTTAGCACTGCACGCCAGGCATCCGCCAATCATAACCCACCTCCTCGGATCTCCTCCACTCTTCCGCGATCTCCAAATCCCCGCCCTTCTTTCTTGTCAGCCACTCCACAAAGTCCTGGTGTTTTCCCTGGACTTACTGCGTCCTCTCCTGTCCCCAGCCCCATTTCCAGGACACTAAACAGGCCCCAGAGACCATGGACAACTCCTGTACCCTCCCCTAGGGGCCGCAACCTCTTTGAAACAGTCTCCCCAGCGccttcttcatcctcctcatctCTGAGCACCTCCACTCTGAGCCCTCATCCCCTTCATACTCCAGTCCTTACAAACCGCCTGGTCCAGCTGGTATCAGCCTCCAATAAGCTTCCCAACAAGAGACCTCGCTCTGAACCTCATCATACCAGAACCAGACGCTTCCCAGGCCCTGCTGGATTCCTGCCACAGCAG ccgCAGGGTCAGAGCCTGGATGACATTGTGGTTTCTGTCCCTCAGACTCCAGCTCATGGTGCTGTGGCTCGGCTGCCAAGCCAG GGCTCCAGCTCACAGACTGAAGAAGAAGAGTTCAGCGGCGGTGCCTGGGCGGCGATGAAGGCAGAGATGGGATTGGATGAGAGGAACCCTTCGTGCTTCCTGCACTCCTACAGCGTGGTCATGGTGCTCCGAAAG GCTGCTCTGAAACAGCTGGCGAAGAACAAAGTGCCCAACATGGCCGTGCTCCTGAAGAGCATCATCCACACACACGCTGATGCCAAGGCTGTGTTTAAAGACCCAACAG GGGAGATTCAGGGAACAGTTCATCGGCATCTCCTGGAGGACCGGGCGGAGGAGCTGAAGGTCGGAGCTGTACTCCTGCTCAAACAA GTGGGAGTGTTCTCGCCCTCCCAGCGTAACCATTACCTGAACGTGACGCCCAACAACCTGCTGAGGATCTACTCCCCTGACGGAGTCGGCCTGTCCTCCACTCAGCTCCCCCCGCTCGTCCTG gAGCCGATGCTACAGTCATGCGCTCAACCTCGCTCCGCCGTCCTCCGGGAGCCTGTGTCTCGGATGCAGCTGGTGTTTGACGAGGAGGATGACGAGGGACAACAGGGGGGGGGACGCTCAGAGGGAGGTGAGGACCCTAAAGCCCCAAGAGAGACGCGAGCCGGCTCCAGAGAGCCCGCTGGGAACGCAGCAGCACAGGACTCCGGCTGGGATGCAG ATGACGACCTGGACAAACTCCTGGGAGAGTTACCTGAGGACACCTACAGCCTCTGA